GGAACAGTTGAGGGGGTGTAACATGCAGGACTGAAGCACTCTGGCAAATGTATGTGGAAGCCCAGGACTGCACTAGTAGAAGCTCTTGTATCTGAGATGTGAGCTCTGCTGGCAGAGTCATGGTTACGGGGCTGTCAGGATTGGAGTGGCAGGGGACTTGAAGGTGAGGGTTGAGATAGTGCGGGTGAGTGGGTGGGAAGCTTGTACAGCACCTCCCCTTCATGGACTTGTTTCTAAACAGGGTGCTCAGCCACGCACTTTCATGAGCACCAAATTCCAACAAATGAATATCTTTAAAGTATCTGCTGGGTCTATACCCCACTTAGCACAGAGCCCATGGAGTCATAGGGTTTAAGGCCCgaaggaaccaccagatcatGTTCCTGCAGTAATACACATATCTTCCTCAGAGTCTGTCCATTCTGGTCCCGTCCTCTCAGGCCATCATATCAGATCCCCATAACATAGTCTGACACATATTCCCAGTAGGCTGGCCAGGTTCAGACTATATGGAACTCGCTCTCCTGTGGCTGTTTTTTTGTTCTCACTTCCCCATTCAAGTGCATGCTGCCAGCAAGTAGCTCACCATGGATGGTCCCAGTGGAGTACCTGCCCTAGCACTATAATTAATGATCGTGTATTACAGACTACTAGGAAGGTGTttcgaatatctcctggatcccCTTTTCAGCCTCTCTGAGATTAAgcaacagaaaataaaagaaaaggagaaagaaatccAACAATAAACAATACTTCTCTGGTATGGAGCCATGGGAGCTGGTTAAGAAAGCAAGTTCACCCTGGAAGGCTCCTGAACCAATCCAATGGTTTCCTAGTAAAGGTATATTTAACTTGGGTACATCCAGCATCCCTTTGTCTTCCTTCCAGGGTTGTGGTTTATTCTGTAGTTGCAGTTCTACAATCCTTTCTACCCTCATAGTGTTATGGGTTGGGACTGGAAGAGTGTCCCTTGGGGAGGCAGCTAAGCAGTTAGAGTCAGGAGAAGAGAGGACACTTTTGTCAAGTGGATAGGAAGGGCTGAAGGATAAAGAAAgtcagttcagagcccaggctcatcTCATAACCCATCTCCATCACACATCTGGAAGCTCAGTTCAGTTACTCTTATCTTCTGGAAAAATAAACTTTGCAAAGGCAGATCAAAGCAAAGGCAACAACATTACAAAGGAGAAGTGCTACAGAACCTTGGCAAATGGAGCAGAGGCCACATTAAGAATGGAGCAACTGCAAGTTGTCCCTGCTTTTAGTAAGAGTTTTCTGAAGCTGCAGCAAAGATAGGCAGCCATGGGTCACTCACAACAGTTTTATCACAGCAAAAATAAAGGCAGAGCTTCTAAGGGCACTGCAGACCGCTGTGTCAAATCAGCACTAGGGTACCGGCAGGTCAAAATACTGGGACTGGGCTGGTCAGAATATTTCCCCCAAAactgctttttgatttaaaaaaaaatggattttgactaaacaatttttttatgAAGTGTCTGTTTCCTGCAGAAAATTCTGAGTTTTCATAAAATGGAAAAATTTCAGTTGAATGAAAGtcagaaaaaattgtttttttggtgggaaaatttcagctttttgaaGAAAGagcaaaattttccatggaatatGTCAACGAAAACagggtttttttcattttcatcaaaatgttctgccattttctgactagctctaaCAAATATGctctcacacactctctctttctgACACACAAACACAACCGTTGCACATCAGTCCTTCCCACACACGTCAGTGGATTCTTCTCTGCACTGTAAATACCATCACTTGTTCAACACGCACATGTCTATTGGTTCTATGACAGCTACTCTATGCACGCACCCCACACAAATAATTTGTATACATACAGCACATCCTCCACATGATGCATCACAGCACACTTTGCAGGGGGAGGAAGAACAGAGAGAGGACACAAATGTTTGTAGAGCTGGGGGCAATGATTTTCATAAAATCAGGAAGAGGAAGCGACATTGGGGGATGCAGGTCTTATTTCACCATTCAGTCTTACTTCCTGAAGATAATTCAGATAATGGAGATTTCTGGCACATCCTAGAGATACACAGTCAGTCAGCATGGAATATGATACGCCCAGCACTCAATAAATGTTCATTTCATCCTGTCCAGGGCAAGGTATCTGGCAGCATATCCTGACACAGATTTCAACAGTGAGCGCTGGCATTCTGTCCAGAGGCAAAGGTGTTAACACCCTCAAGCATCCTATAGCCAGTATATAACAGCAGACAAAGGTAAAAATCCGTAtcagcagccctgctgcacttATCAGGCCTGAGTATGGACTGGTTTTAAGTGCTGCCATTGCTCAGTTACAGTTTGATGGGTTTGTCTCGCAGTTAAAACAATGACAAAGCTCTTTAATTCATCGTGGGGCCCATGAAACATCATCAGGTGATGTGCTGGGATCTGGTGGCACTGAATTTCAAGGCAATGCAATGATGCTGTATTCTGATGCGGTGCTGTTGTATGGCAAGGGAGCATGGTGTGCAATGCGATGCTGCGCTGGGAGGCGACATGGCCTTGCAAAACAAAGCATCGCAAGGCAGCCAGGCTGCAGTATGATGTGACAACGCTGTAGGGCAATAGTGATAGGCTGGCCCATGATGTGGTGATGCTGTACTGTCAGCCAGTGACCCTGCCAGACCACAGTGTGGTGACCTTGTAGCACATGATGGCATCATGCCACAGTGTAAGTGTCACGAGATGGGGATGCAAAGACTATGCTGTTGGCTACAAAGGCAATGCCCTTGGGCTTCTTAGGCAGGACAAATTTGGTCGGGTATTCGGTTTAAAGTGATACTTGCATCTAGTGATGGATCAGGTCCAAAACATGTCATCCCGAAAACTTGCAGAGCAGGGAGGAGAGAGCATGGTGAGAAGTTTTCATACCAGAAGCACAGGACTAGGAATCACACCTGCTGGTAGAGACAGgcactccccttccctcccatggCAGTTCAGGGCTACCGTATAGGGTGTCAGGGATGGCTGTGACCTTTCATAGAGCATATCCGAACAGGGGAGCTTTATTATTCCATAGCAGTTAGAGCATTAAGGCAGATTAAGCTGTCACAGTGACAAAGCCTATCTCGGTAGCCCTGCCGCTAGTGCTCTGGCGAGGCAGGGACAGATATAATGAGTAGATTATCCTGTTCTGGCAAATTGGAATAAAAGAAAAGGGCCCTAATCATGTTTGAATACATCTGCATTAGATGAGCGAGGAAATCGTGAGTCCCAGCACTGCAGCATCTCATCAGATGCTGAGAAATACGCCAGGAGCTTGGAGCAAGCATTGTCAGGGGAGATGAGCCGTCTTTAACTAGGAGTCCCTGAGGTGCTGCAGCATGCCAGTTGAGCTCTGGAGGGATGTAAACATGGGCTGGTGCCCAGGAAGTTCTGAATGCAGCATTCTGCAGAACACCGGTGCCCTGCCCCAGGGAACCGGGAGAGGAGAAGGACTGCAGGCAGCTCAATCAACCTTCCTGTCTCCTCCAGCAGCTTAGGGAGCTGAAAAAGGAAAGACAGCCGTTCTGGCAAGATCTCAGACTTTACCCCAAAGTAGTTCTTGGAGCTGGCTTGGCACAGGGAAGCAGCTGCCTGCTTGCAATCAGCCTCTAGAGCCCGGTGCATGCCTACAGAGACCCGGTGCTTGTGCTCAGCAGATCACAAGCACCGCCCCACTTTTGATTGTGGCTCTTAATGTTGCTGATGTGGCACTGTACAGTGATGTCTGGAGTGTGCCCCAGGTTGGCTAAgtactttttgaaaatgtgggaaGCATCCCCTCACCCTAATTACCTGCCCAGTGATTCAGCCGCTCAGTTGATTTACTCTAATTCTAAAGGCCTCACCTTTTCTGCCAGGATACTGGCCAGCTGGTCAGGAGAGCCAGCTGTTGTCTaaacctcccctgctgtccctcaccAGCAGGAATGGTGACTCAGCATTCCTGGAATAACAGCCTCTGATCATTGGAAAACAAACACCTCTGTATTTGTTCTCTGTGTTTGGACTTCCATCCACTTATTCCCCTCTTTGTTTCCAGGAGCCATTTATGAGGccagaaaaaaaagcaaaatcctATCTCTTCATGGTACTTCTATCATCCACAAGCCCTTTTCTCCCACTACAGAGCACCGAGAACTGCTCCTCAGCTTCAGAGGCCGTTACTCTTGTTCTGCAGAGAGAGACTAGGGCCCAGGACCACAGCTATGGAAGGATCTGATTTCAAGTTATTTTGGACCCATAAATTGCTCCCATAGGCATTGAGATGTCCCTTGGAAAAAAATGTACCCATAAATACATGAAccataaataattaaatacattttttttaattaacagagatatctcctagaactggaaaggaccttgaaagatcattgagtccagccccctgccttcactagcaggacaaagtactgaatttgccctagatccctaagtggccccctcaaggactgaattcacaaccatgggtttagcagaccaatgctcaaaccactgagctatccctccccagggctggctctgtggttttggcagccccaagcagccaaaaaaaaaaaaaaaaaaaaaaaaagctgcaattgcgatttgcggcggcaattcggcgggaggtccttcactcccaggcggagtgagggaccatctgccgaattgccgctgaatacctggacctgccgcccctctccggagcggctgccccaagtacctgcttgagaagctggtgcctggagccagaccgtccctccccccaaataataaaaaaataaataaataataaaacttgtGTAcactctatctatttatctagtACTTTAATGTGGTAGCTGGCAGCTTCTGTGGTACCTGTGTGCTTATATCaccactaaaagaacaggagtacttgtggcaccttagagactaacaaatttattagagcataagcttttgtggactacagcccacttcttcggatgcatatagaatggaacatatattgaggagatatatatacacacatacagagagcataaacaggtgggagttgtcttatcaactctgagaggccaattaattaagagaaaaaaaacttttgaagtgataatcaagctagcccagtacggacagtttgataagaagtgtgagaatacttacaaggggagatagattcaatgtttgtaatggctcagccattcccaatccttattcaaaccggagttgattgtgtctagtttgcatatcaattctagctcagcagtctctcgttggagtctgtttttgaagtttttctgttgtaatatagccacccgcaggtctgtcactgaatgaccagacaggttaaagtgttctcccactggtttttgagtattttgattcctgatgtcagatttgtgtccattaattcttttgcgtagagactgtccggtttggccaatgtacatggcagaggggcattgctggcacatgatggcatatatcacattggtagatgtgcaggtgaacgagcccctgatggtatggctgatgtgattaggtcctatgatgatgtcacttgaatagatatgtggacagagttggcatcggggtttgttacaaggataggttcctgggttagtggttttgttcagtgatgtgtggttgctggtgagtatttgctttaggttggggggttgtctgtaagcgaggacaggtctgtctcccaagatctgtgagagtaaaggatcatctttcaggataggctgtagatctctgatgatgcgctggagaggttttagttgggggctgaaggtgacagctagtggtgttctgttattttctttgttgggcctgtcttgtaggaggtgacttctgggtactcgtctggctctgtcaatctgttttttcacttcagcaggtgggtattgtagttttaagaatgcttgatagagatcttgtaggtgcttgtctctatccgagggattggagcaaatgcggttatatcttagagcttggctgtagacaatggatcgtgtggtgtgtcctggatggaagctggaggcatgtaggtaagtgtagtggtcagtaggtttccggtatagggtggtattcatgtgaccatcgcttattagcacagtagtgtccaggaaatggaccgcttgtgtggattgatctaggctgaggttgatggtgggatggaaattattgaaatcatggtgaaattcctcaaggacttcttttccatgggtccagatgatgaagatgtcatcaatgtagcgcaagtagagtaggggcgttaggggacgagagctaaggaagcgttgttctaagtcagccataaaaatgttggcatattgtggggccatgcgggtacccatagcagtgccgctgacttgaaggtatatattgtccccaaatgtgaaatagttgtgggtgaggacaaaatcacaaagttcagccaccaggttagctgtgacattatcagggatactgttcctgatagcttgtagtccatctttgtgtggaatattggtgtagagggcttctacgtccatagtggccaggatggtgttttctggaagatcaccgatggattgtagtttcctcaggaagtcagtggtgtctcgaagatagctgggagtgctggtagcgtagggtctgaggagagagtctacataaccagacaagcctgatgggctgtagtccacgaaagcttatgctctaataaatttgttagtctctaaggtgccacaagtactcctgttcttctttttgcggatacagactaacacggctgctactctgaaatatatcaCCACTATGAATGTTAGTCTCCAAGAAGCACTAATGCCATGTGACACTCCCATTTCATTGGGGCTGGGGCATGCTACTCCTCCTTCCTCACACACAGGAGCACTGGCACACTCCTGAAATACACTACTCCATCTCAAATTGaatttggaatgaaaatgaaCCACTGAAGGGAGTGTGTTTCCTCTGAGCATCACAACAGACACACAAGTACACATGGATACACAGGGGCTCCATGTGGGGAGATCTCTGATTAGTGCATTACATACCTATCTAGTGGTTTGTAACCTCTGCACTGTACATCATGGCCCAGACTATTGGCTGCACCAGGTCTCCTCTGGGCCCAGCAGAGATGGGACATGGGAGAAACAACAGGGAGTTGATTGAAGCTTCCTGATCCTCAAGCTGGTTTTATGCTCACTGTGGCCCCAATGTAGTTTAGAGCAGCCTAGGAACTGCTCTAAACTCCACCAGCAGGTAATAGGTCCCAAGTAGCTGTCCCCCAGATGGAcacagagtcatagattttaagactagAGGGGGACCCCCC
This Chrysemys picta bellii isolate R12L10 chromosome 8, ASM1138683v2, whole genome shotgun sequence DNA region includes the following protein-coding sequences:
- the LOC135973263 gene encoding uncharacterized protein LOC135973263, translating into MDVEALYTNIPHKDGLQAIRNSIPDNVTANLVAELCDFVLTHNYFTFGDNIYLQVSGTAMGTRMAPQYANIFMADLEQRFLSSRPLTPLLYLRYIDDIFIIWTHGKEVLEEFHHDFNNFHPTINLSLDQSTQAVHFLDTTVLISDGHMNTTLYRKPTDHYTYLHASSFHPGHTTRSIVYSQALRYNRICSNPSDRDKHLQDLYQAFLKLQYPPAEVKKQIDRARRVPRSHLLQDRPNKENNRTPLAVTFSPQLKPLQRIIRDLQPILKDDPLLSQILGDRPVLAYRQPPNLKQILTSNHTSLNKTTNPGTYPCNKPRCQLCPHIYSSDIIIGPNHISHTIRGSFTCTSTNVIYAIMCQQCPSAMYIGQTGQSLRKRINGHKSDIRNQNTQKPVGEHFNLSGHSVTDLRVAILQQKNFKNRLQRETAELELICKLDTINSGLNKDWEWLSHYKH